A single Oncorhynchus mykiss isolate Arlee chromosome 24, USDA_OmykA_1.1, whole genome shotgun sequence DNA region contains:
- the LOC110504136 gene encoding transcription cofactor HES-6-like: protein MTASTMAHNVGKQSSAKEERKLRKPIIERKRRERINNCLDQLKETVVGAFSLGQSKLEKADILEMTVKHLQNVQTHRVSDPNLDLDAQQKYNTGYIQCMHEVHNMLLSCEWMDKTLGSRLLNHLLKSLPRSSEERLSQANPNLRPDTQPPSQGPGAPTTPLRGDPRSGRQGKREGPLSHMVGPQDSPLLLLGSPQLLSPHLGMLEMWRPW from the exons ATGACAGCTAGCACCATGGCTCACAACGTGGGGAAACAATCGAGTGCcaaggaggagagaaag CTGCGGAAGCCGATAATTGAGAGGAAAAGACGGGAGAGGATTAATAACTGCTTGGATCAACTGAAAGAAACCGTGGTCGGGGCGTTCAGTCTTGGT CAATCGAAACTTGAAAAGGCGGACATTCTAGAGATGACAGTGAAACACCTGCAGAATGTTCAGACTCATAGAGTCAGTG ACCCCAACTTAGACCTAGATGCACAGCAGAAGTACAACACAGGCTACATCCAGTGCATGCACGAGGTCCACAACATGCTGCTCAGCTGCGAGTGGATGGATAAAACTCTTGGCTCCCGCCTGCTCAACCACCTGCTCAAATCCCTGCCCCGCTCCAGTGAAGAGCGCCTCTCTCAGGCCAACCCCAACCTCAGGCCTGACACCCAACCACCCAGCCAGGGGCCTGGAGCCCCCACTACACCCCTCAGAGGGGACCCCAGGTCTGGTAggcagggaaagagggaggggccCCTGTCCCACATGGTGGGGCCCCAGGACAGCCCCCTGCTCCTGCTCGGGAGCCCCCAGCTCCTCAGCCCCCACCTGGGCATGCTGGAGATGTGGAGGCCCTGGTAA
- the LOC110504135 gene encoding calcium-binding protein 39 — protein MPFPFGKSHKSPADIVKNLKDNMTVLEKHDISDKKAEKATEEVSKSLVAMKEILYGTNEKEPQTEAVAQLAQELYNSGLLSTLVADLQLIDFEGKKDVAQIFNNILRRQIGTRTPTVEYLCTQQNILFMLLKGYESPEIALNCGIMLRECIRHEPLAKITLGAEQFYDFFRYVEMSTFDIASDAFATFKDLLTRHKILSAEFLEQHYDRFFSEYEKLLHSENYVTKRQSLKLLGELLLDRHNFTIMTKYISKPENLKLMMNLLRDKSRNIQFEAFHVFKVFVANPNKTQPILDILLKNQTKLIEFLSKFQNDRTEDEQFNDEKTYLVKQIRDLKRSSPQEV, from the exons ATGCCGTTCCCCTTTGGCAAGTCCCACAAGTCGCCGGCAGACATCGTCAAGAACCTGAAGGACAACATGACGGTGTTGGAGAAACACGACATCTCTGACAAGAAGGCTGAGAAG GCCACGGAGGAGGTGTCTAAGAGCCTCGTGGCGATGAAGGAGATTCTGTACGGCACCAATGAGAAGGAGCCCCAGACAGAGGCGGTGGCCCAGCTGGCCCAGGAGCTTTACAACAGCGGCCTGCTCAGCACCCTCGTAGCTGACCTGCAGCTCATCGACTTTGAG GGTAAGAAGGATGTGGCTCAGATCTTCAACAACATCTTGAGGCGTCAGATCGGGACGCGGACGCCCACGGTGGAGTACCTCTGTACTCAGCAGAACATCCTCTTCATGCTGCTCAAAGG GTACGAGTCTCCAGAGATCGCTTTGAACTGTGGCATCATGCTGAGGGAGTGTATCAGGCACGAGCCGCTGGCCAAGATCACTCTGGGGGCCGAGCAGTTCTACGACTTCTTCAGATACGTGGAGATGTCCACGTTCGACATCGCTTCAGACGCATTCGCCACCTTTAAA GACTTGCTAACGAGACACAAGATTCTGAGTGCAGAGTTCCTGGAGCAGCATTACGACAGG tTCTTCAGTGAATATGAGAAGTTACTCCACTCTGAGAACTACGTGACTAAAAGGCAATCCCTCAAG TTGCTGGGAGAGCTACTTCTCGATCGACACAATTTCACCATCATGACGAAATACATCAGCAAGCCAGAGAACCTCAAGCTAATGATGAACCTTCTTCGAGACAAAAGCCGCAACATCCAGTTTGAGGCCTTCCACGTCTTCAAG GTGTTTGTGGCCAACCCCAACAAGACACAGCCCATCTTGGACATTCTTCTGAAGAACCAGACCAAACTCATCGAGTTCCTCTCCAAGTTCCAGAACGACAGGACGGAGGACGAACAGTTCAACGATGAAAAGACGTACCTGGTCAAACAGATCAGAGATCTGAAGAGGTCGTCCCCCCAGGAGGTCTGA